Sequence from the Pecten maximus chromosome 8, xPecMax1.1, whole genome shotgun sequence genome:
TAGGTGTCAATTTGGCTGAGTGATCACGTGAACAGACGaatcacgtgatcgctaaattaGGCCAAATCTCGCGGATAAAAGCTATCGAGCTGTAAACAAAAATTGTGTTAGCCAAAACACTTGAGAAAATTACGAAATACGGGAATTTTTTTTGCTTTGCTCTTGGTTGTTAGGCGAATTATATTTTTGTAGTTAAATGGATGTCATTTGTATTAAGGTTACGTCAGCATCTCGCAGTTGTCTCCTTTCCAACAGTATTTTCAGTATAAATTCGTAAAAATCGATACAGGTGTTGCGATTTGATAGAcaatattataattgtttatttaagaAGTACctgaaatgtttacaacattATTAGCATAGTTACTAAATTTCTTTACACATCTATTTTGAATGACATACAACAATGACATGTCTCACATCTCATTTTTTTctacagaaattaccaccagcTATTTCAGATTCCTTATTCCACAACAGGGGaattcatactgaatatacatttttaatgtAAGAACTCTTCATttgttatttgatattttacataaatgttatatacacatatagttcaactacatcatatatggaACAAAAGAAACagcaaaatgaaatttgaaaggaaatataatgataatcttagtgtaatccttgtcgctgtcacaTTTTAACCATTGACACTTTAAAATTGTAACCATTGCCACTGTAATATTGAAATCCTTATCACTGCCACAGTGTATTCATTATCACTGTAATATTGAAATCcgtgtcactgtcacagtgtaatcatTGCCACTGTAATATTGAAAtcattgtcactgtcacagtgtaatcatTGCCACTGTAACATTGAAATCCTtatcactgtcacagtgtaatccatGCCACTGTATTATTGAAAGCTTTGTCACTGTCAGTGTAATCATTGCCACTGTAATATTGAAAtcattgtcactgtcacagtgtaatcatTGCCACTGTAACATTGAAATCCTtatcactgtcacagtgtaatccatGCCACTGTAATATTGAAAgccttgtcactgtcacagtgtgaCCCTTACCACTGTCATATTGAAATCATTgccactgtcacagtgtaattcCTGCCACTGTAATATTTTTGAAATCCTTgtctctgtcacagtgtaatccttgccactgtaatattgaaatcattgttactgtcacagtgtaatccttgcCACTGTAATATTGAAATCATTGTCATTGTCTCAGTGTTATTCTCGTTGCTGTAGCATTGTAGGTGTTGGCACTGTAACACTGTCTCAGCGTTACCTTTGTTTCTGTCGCAGTGTAATCTTTGTTTCTATCACAGTGCTATTCATGTCGGTAATCCTTGTCAAAGTGTAATTATTGTGATTGTCATAATGCAACTCAACTCACAGTGTAATCCCTGTCTTTATCGTAATGTAGTCTTTATCATTGTAACATGACAATCACGGTCGCTGCCACGGTGTAATCCTCGATCCTTGTCGCCGTCACCAGTGTAATCCTTGTGAATGTCATAGTGTAATCCTTGTGAaagtcacagtgtaatccttgtcgctgtaACACTATAATCATTGTCGCCGTCATAAGTGATATCCTTGTCGCCGTCACCAGTGTTATCCTTGTGAATGTCATAGTGTAATCCTTGTGAATGTCATAGTGTAATCCTTGTTGCTGTGATACTATAATCCTTGTCGCCGTCaccagtgtaatccttgtcgcaGTCACCAGTGTAATCCTTGTGAATGACACAGTGTtatccttgtcgctgtcacagACTTATGATGTGTCATGTTTGTCGGTTGTCCGATCAGTCAGTCGGGAACCACACAGACCAATACCATCCTCCACCGATCCATTTCCTCCTGAAGTTACACTTGCTTCCAGTTCCGGACATCAGTTTTTTCAACTCCTGGACGATTTCTGTCACAGATTGATCGTCACGTTGTCTTATCGTTGGTATCTTTTGACAGGTAGTGTCGAGACAGGAAACCGGTTTACCtgtaattgtaaaataaatattacatataattatagTTAATGGATTCATTGACTAGGAGTTTTCTAAAGTCAACTTTGGGATTTcgatatatatatgcatatattatTGTGTTCAGAAACACTAAACCTATGAGCAATCACTGTTCATTGATCAttttataacatacagtgttCCCGAAAACGCAATGAGGGGAAGTCATTAACATGCATGATTATTGTACATACGACTTTCACACGATATCGTTGAATGTCAACTGACAAAGAAAGGTCAGAAGAAGGGAAAccaagcaaaaacaaaaaccatttATCATTGAATATAACTGAAattagcatacatgtacattgctagtgtatatataaaaaaaataccagcGATGAACCATTTAAATTGTTTCTGTGTTTTCTCTACTAACCTTCTACGATGACTTCGCATAGTTGTAAAGGATAAGATGACTTTGTGATCCTGAGGTAGCGGCCGACAGTGTCAGTTGGGCAAGCCAGAGTCCTTAATTCAGCAAAAGGTACGCGGGCTTCAGTGTAATTGTAGCACAACTTGCTGTTTTTAAGATGACCATCTGGCCCAATGGCgttcgtctctgataatctttCAGCCTGTAATctattaaaatgtaatacatttatcagTTATCCTTTATTTCATTTCTGTTTCCTTTTATTTCAACTCATTTTCATCCTTGAACATAACACGGTAATAGTATGTCTTTCAGAACATTATTCATAAGGTATATGGACTCTAGGGATATCAGTATAGTATATGTTATCTAAACgttaatttacatttacactgatGTCCTTTCTGAATATggataatatttcatatatcataagatatgtttattatatctataacattGCCATTAAGTAGCTATCACAACATACAtctgtacatcattatatttaaGTAAGTTGACAGCAGAAATGCTAGTACTTAACTGCCACACTGCACTgatctttgtttattttatcaaagCATGTGTCAATTCTCTTTCTTACCACTACGTAATATATTCTGAAGCGAGACATGGTTGATACTGTAAACACCTCCTAAGTCAACTTGCCACCACGGTTTATCGTCCGTCAGGCTTGTGTGCATACAGGACATAGCTGCGTGGTAGTCTGGATTTAGATTCCCGTCCACGGCCCGTCCTGCGACCCCTCCCCATCCGACAGATGACTGGGTCGCCGGCTTATTTAATGCTATGTCGGCCAGATTGCATTCATCCCTGGACACTagataaaaaagtaaatatcCAATCAATGATATGCAAAGACTGAAACATATCCAACTTTGATAAACAaaagtattgtacatgtaattgtgttgccagttatattaatgttatcatTAGATACATTCATGCAGTGATTTTTTTGGTGTCTACTGAGTATTTCTATTTCTAAGACACGAGTAAGACCAATATTCCaatatttgtgttttgtatAAACTTAAAGACggtttattatcattttttattatcatgAATATGCTCCCCATCATTCTATAATTGCAAGCACAACACCTTATGTGAGCAAATCATAGTTTCGATGTCATACCGTCCCTCAGTCGATTTGTCGTGATAATCTTGCTTTAATGTTGGTTCTTTAAGCGATTACCATTACAACTAAAATAAGATTGAATTGTTAACCAGATAAACAGCTATCTCTAATAGTTACACTGTTATTGTGAGCAAAGTTCTGTAAACAACTGTTCACTGTCAAAGACTATCAATCTCATTGACCGAGCTAGAGCAGTGACAGATTAAAAGTTTAATATTTGGGAACCAACATTTTATTACTAAATCTTTTGGTGATTTTGAGGGATTTTTTCTTGACATTGCAGATAATGGTTCTCCAAAATATCCTTCTATCGTATccacaaaacaacaaaatatgacTTTATTTAAGGAATATCTATTGCTTTCGTCTACATCAGTCAAGACTATAAACTAGATGTGAAtcataatacatattttttaatattgtctGTTGCATACCATATAATAGACTCGTAAACTATTTTGCTATAAGGTCGATCCTTAAACACCAGGTTGATATTTAGTACGGTAGTTTATTAGTATAGGGATACATGGAAAGTACCTTCAACAACAACCTCACAGAAGGTCAAAGTGTCGTCAAGGATTTCTACCATTTTGGAGATCCTTAGAAAGCGGCCGATCGTGTCACGTGGACATGGCAAAGTGATGATGTGATCCTCGGGAACTTGTAACTGGGTAAAGTTGTAGCACAAAATGGCATTAAGTAGATAGCCTCTCACGTCAGACGTGTTCGTTTTGGACAGTTCTACAGTAAAATTTCTCAATCCGTCGTctaaaacaatggaaattatGTGTAAATAACACACATATCTATTGAAAGTAAATAACCGACCGATGCGAAACATTTTTCGTTGAAATTAACAGACTTCAATTTTATGAAAATCTATCACGATATGTACGACTCAAAAATCTACCTAAATCTGCACTTTTGGGATTTTGATTTTCGATATGCTAAGAAAAAGGTCGCCTCTACAACTTACACGTTATTCAATGAGTACCCTATTAATAGTGGTAAAACACAATCATTGTATAAACTGTTGTATGAACACGCGCGCATGAAACCTAGAGTAAATATTTTCTCTTTATTTGGGTATTGATATCTAGAAATCGAATGAGGACCGTAGATTTTTAAATCTTTCTAATAAATTGATGTTTTACGAATATTtgcaaaaataataatattttttaaactgaaTATCGCGCTCGTTTCAAATGTGATATGGAACATCTTAAAGATCACCAATAcctatatcatatacaataaaaccACTATCGTGATTCTTACGTTTACCAATATTGCCCTGAATCGAAACGTTCGTAATCGTGTAGACTGCTCCAAGATCAACCTGCCACCACTGATAGCCAGTCCCTGAGGTTGACATACAGGTTGGAGGGTCGACAAATCCGTCCACAGCAAGAGAGGAAGCATTTAAGGTCGATGATTGGGTAGTTGGCTTGTTCAATGCGACGTTAGAAATGACGCGACTGAAGAAGTAGCCGTGGACTGAGAAAAATAcgaaatataatataatgattcTTTGTTACTCATGTAAATAGGACAGAGAGTGCGCTAAGATGTGAATCGAATATGAGATGCcgtgtaattatataagtaggATAATGAGCAAATGCTTCAGAGACAATAAAgatatttcgtccttctaggaaaATAAAAACCCTTTACTAATTTTAAAACGTAGAACAGGACAAATGCTGAcctttatatttaaataatgttgatatacatttccATGGAGGGAGCCCTTGGTTCAGCTTCCACCTCCAGGAACATGTGTGAAAATATAATAACAAGAAACTTGTATCAACATTATATTGCCATGGTATAAGTTTCATACTGGTTTGTTCGAAGAGACAAACAGACTTAAAAACAAAGGCAagagtatatataattttgGAGAGATAACATAAAAATGTTATTCAGGAATATCACAATATGAGAAAATGAGAAAAAGAATCAAAGGGAAGCAACTTTTGACGAACTCTTGCACGGATGGTCAGTACGGAAAATACCCTAACTGTGTTATGAATCATGGTACTGCATTAGTATATGGtgtataaaatattggtaaGTAATGTTTCATGTTTTCACAAGTACCGTTGTTCTACATTTTACCCGCGCGCGGATGAAAATCATTATGGTTTGCTTTTAATTACTCATTACTTAATACAATGACGATATGGcaatttgatattcattttgaatttcaCAATCAATTTTCTGAATTCTGATTTTCTGAAAGTTTGAAAAAGAGTTTTATAGGTAAACATTGTTAAGTTTGTGTTTAACTGGGACAGCTCggatattttgtatacatttttatttacaatgttGAGAAATATGCCTGTTGTATGCCTAAACAGAAAAGCGATTTCTCGTTTGTTAAATTGCggataaatagaatatatcCCGCGAGGACAAGACATTTGAGGACTTCACAACTCTTGATACACTTGCCTACACCACACAGAGATCAATAGCTTGTCTTTTTCTTTCCGAAGTTTGACTTGTAAAACCGAATATGCCAATATTCCGTCATCGAAAGCTTAACATTTGCGGCCACATACGAAAGTATTATATACTAGTATACTGATAATCCTCAATGATTGTGGGAACCATACAGCACCGAGAGGAACAATTTAACGTATTTGAAGCGACATATGCTACCTGCTAGTTCAATATAAGTACGACGTCGTGTTTGAAGTCAAAGTGTTAATGCCTTCATTACAAATCAAGAAATATTGGCTACCATATCGTTATGATTTTTTGATATaagtgatttttttcccaaacgTGTGGTCATGAATAAGACATATGCCTTTGAGACACAACCAACACGTTAATACCATTGATCATTTCCCTGTCTGTGCCATTATACCTCATTTTATCGCATTTAAGGGACACGTATCTAGTAttttaattaagcattgaattcctttcagttggaagttatggcCAGACAAATACCAACTCGATAAAGGCAAATAAATGTTGCGCGCATTTGACAATGTTTTTCAAAGACCATATTCAATAATTTCGCTCGAACGATGAATGAACGAATAATTATCATCAAAcacggaacagccttttcaactACTAgatttcgttatcgccgacgtcaCAATAATCTtaacgtcataataaagatttggaagtgGTAGCGTTAAAGTGACAACAATGAATAGGTGTTGATATAGGTTACAGAAAAGAGCATACGTAGTATTAGTAAAGAAGTGGTTTAGATAAAACCTTTATCGAATTTTTAAAACACCTGCTTCCCTTTTATAGTACTTACATGTCCTAGTTGATTTTATGGTAAAAATTATTTCCAAAGATATCAAGATAAATTATTTGGTCTGGGACAgcaaataaaaaagttattataaaataaatataagaaatagttttcaaataaagtttttacctgtgtaatagCAACACAATCCTGCGTAAACTGTCCACCATAAAGTCCTTTTCATGTCGGATAGACCTTTAACCATCATTGTCACTTGATTCTGACCAACGGTATAACAACTCTGTTCACGACTAAAATTACAGTTGATGCCACGCCTGGTCGTTAAGGATAGCGCAATAAATGTGCTGTGTGATATTCCACGGTATATTGGAAACCGTCTGCTACGTATATTGTCATATCAACCAATAACGACTGCTAAACTTTCCCATGTATTTTTAATCACCTTGTTGGAGCGACGAGGCGTCTATGAAATGTATGCGTCGCAGTTAGCGGCGACATTATGATTGATTTATgttgtttaatttttgttttattttaagaacAATCCCTGTACtgaacatacaaaataaatcattcaTGATTCTAAAGCAAATTGTTACTCTACTGATAGTTTCAAATAACTGTTAAACATTTAAACGGACTATGACATTGTGTCCCTGTGGACACCTTGACGTATCTGAACAAAAACGGGTTGCCAACTTGGGCTACCCTGCTGCCCTTCAGTGATAAGCATACTGTATTCCAGATAATACTTTAAAGTCCACTGCATATGATATGCTGTtcaaaacaacttttttttcttgGCTGATAGTAAAAAAATCAGGCATCAAAGTTCATAAAGtgtaaaattcaaattaaacGGTTCGAGCTGATACAAATTTAAATGTTGGATTAAAAGCATATTTTACGTTTCTGTTAAGAATGCGTaaaaaactgaaaatgaaaGTCAGACTGACCTAATTTAACGACATGTCTGCTTTTGTCTCAAACGAAAACCCCAAACACGTCCAGGAacaattaactacatgtacttacattTCAACAGTAGCCATGCCCAACATTCGGGTCATAATCCATATCTGGCAAGGTACTGACTTTTCTAGCTTTGGGGCCTAATAGCGAGGCACCAAAACAGGTCACCTAGTAAATTCATATTCAGTAAACTTCGTTCATGTGTCTGATTTAAATACGAGGCAGAAATGATCTATGACATGCTGTTAAACCAAACCCCAACTTCTTCTAAACCAGGTAACCTTGTCTGGGATATTTCTTCATACAATAATCCTCACAGATGATGAACACAGATATAACTTTAGTTTTATACATAATAAGTGTTTATTGTAACGGTCCCGTTCCATACAAATGATGCAGTCGTAAATGAAGAAGTTGATGTCACAATAGTATATGTTATGTCATAGTTCACTAAAACCAATGTAATTTGACATGCATGTTCCTTGTTACAAGGCGTTTCTTTCGGTGCTACATTTGGGGACCTACTTCAAATGACAGATCAGAACAAATTACTTAATTTACAATTGGAGTCTACATAATGAGAAGTGTCCCTTTGATTTCTTTATCTAAACAGTTGTATATTGGTTGTTGTGCCAGCGGAGCATGGTGAACACAAGGATTAATCTGTCGTTATCATTGGTTGTCGTTTGCGGCAACATCAGTCGCATTGTCAGACATGTTTTTGTCCTTTTTTACTATATCAAATCGTAGTTTTGCCTGCGGTTTAATCATAATAGATAATCAATATGTAATTGATGGCTGGCCTTATTTTATTAATGATGTATTACAGTTTGAGCGTGATTCTCATGTCAAATTTTATCCATTGCTGGAGTAATACCACATGCACACACAGTACATATTATGCACTCATGatactatctatatatatggcGTCAGATATTGTGTAGTGAAAGCATAATGCTCTTCATATAGTGACCAtggaattttcaaaatgacaacCTTTTAATTAAGTCTTTGGTCGGTATTGGCAACACATAAGAAGACATAGAACACATGTTAGCGTACATCCTTTTAAGGCCTTCTGTATTACCTGACGATTTAAAGGCAATGGTCTGGATATTTACATGGATAGGAATACTCTAATGTTGTTTAACAGGCTATAGCATACCGCCATACAGTTCTGCAAGTTTGTTTGAATTAATGATCACGGCTTGATTTCAATGTCACATTGGTGAAAAAGGTTAAAATCTTTTAGAAGTAATTTcaaaaccaagaggcccaaatCACTGATACTGTACCTGTGCGTGCCTTATAGTCTAGTCATTCTGGCAAAAAATCGCCAAACCACAAACAAATAGCAACATAAAGTATCTTTGCATTTTTGTCACCTTTGAAATGTTCtgtacaacataaaaaaaatctaaaaaaatctaGTGtggggaaaatatttttttttactcattTATGAAATGACCCttacaatgaaatattgaatCATATTGATAGGGGTAATGAAACTAAATtcgttgtattttgttttctaatcAATATTGTAATTCATTATAATCTATAACACAATAGTTAAATAAAGCATAAGGTTTAAGCTATAAAACATGAAAGTATGTAATAAGGTCAATATATTGGGAAAAAATAAGAATgccacatttttgtttttgtttaacatgttttaaacaacacatattcacaatttaagaaaataaaattggaaaaatacatacacatttatgtatatatatattagtgtcATTTGTGGGATGCCCAAATTTGCAAATATAATGGAGGTATAGGGGAAACTGGTAAGGTTAGTTTCCTACTCACTGTTGAAGTTCAATGCAGTTTCTCACATGACTGTTATATATGGGTTTTGACCTTCTATGTAGCTTGTACATGTCCCGTGAATTAGGCAACAGACAGGTTAGGGTTGATTTAGTTCAAgtgaaggtcaaaggttaaaattaacaaaaaaatcattttgaccGATTGAAGATATGCAATCATCCTTCTCTTccaaataaattacaaaaagatTGTTTAAGGGTtgatttatctttaaaaaaaacacattaaagCAACTTGTAGTTTGTCATGTTCCTTCATAGAACGGTATATGTCATATAATCCATAAGAATACGCTAAGTAAGCATTATCACCCATTGAAGAAGTTTTGCAACAATGGTATTGCTATAAGATCCGTGTCCAATGGCTTTGTTTTACCCGGATCAGATAACGTCTCACTCAATACAGTTAAGCACACGAAGTCACAGTAGATAAGTCTGCCACTGGGATGACGTTGTAAAGAAAGTCATTATCATCAGAGTATTGTACCTAATATCAACTCACTTTATCGTTTCCAAAACTACTATTATACATACACACCTTTAGAAAGCTTTCCGCGAAGCTGAAGTTTAAtgttttcccgtaactgccttACAAATGAAGCAAAGCATTTCTTTAGCGGGAGACAGCCAGGGTGCTTCTATTtcttcgattgttgtttggtatATGGGGTAAACTGTTGAACTCATATTTATCATTATGGATATTCTTAGGTGTTAAACTTGTTTtgtgcaaatattggatcaatGCTCTTTCAtcgattttgttcattttgcaaaagccgcttgtcctGTTTACTTTTTAGTGCTACCTCGTAGATATAAACttaccaaatgagaccagtcctttgTTACACGACCCTATATAgccagagaatagtaggacttaaaaagaacatccccGAGTACTTCATTCAATACgtggctcacaacatatcaaccATCCCTCGTAATTACCATTTTTATGTTAGAAATTAAAATCCGTTTTATGGTCAACATTGAATGCAAACAGCATATGTATTCATGTATGCATAGAAATTATCATTGCTACTTTCCTCTTTTTAGGTTGCCAAAAAAACTTTATTGTACCATTTTCATTCAAGCTTATCAAGCTTGTATGTGTTAAACCGCTTATCAgattttattt
This genomic interval carries:
- the LOC117332103 gene encoding fucolectin-like gives rise to the protein MNKHNNYIATVHGYFFSRVISNVALNKPTTQSSTLNASSLAVDGFVDPPTCMSTSGTGYQWWQVDLGAVYTITNVSIQGNIGKHDGLRNFTVELSKTNTSDVRGYLLNAILCYNFTQLQVPEDHIITLPCPRDTIGRFLRISKMVEILDDTLTFCEVVVEVSRDECNLADIALNKPATQSSVGWGGVAGRAVDGNLNPDYHAAMSCMHTSLTDDKPWWQVDLGGVYSINHVSLQNILRSGKKEN